A section of the Arcobacter roscoffensis genome encodes:
- the galE gene encoding UDP-glucose 4-epimerase GalE has product MKVLVTGAAGYIGSHTCISLHEAGFDFVVFDNLCNSSQESLSRVEKIIGKKIEFVKGDIRDKKALDEVFSKYEIDSVIHFAGLKAVGESVTNPLEYYDNNINGTLVLLEVMKKHNCKKIVFSSSATVYGDPHTTPIKENFPVGATTNPYGRTKYFIEEILRDVYISDNDFKIVLLRYFNPVGAHESGTIGEDPNGIPNNLMPFIAQTAVGKREFLSVFGGDYETHDGTGVRDYIHVVDLAAGHVKALEKINSINEVLTVNLGTGNGYSVLDMIKAFENTSGKKVAYKIVDRRAGDIAKCFADPSYAKETLDWEATKGIEQMCSDTWNWQSNNPNGYKS; this is encoded by the coding sequence TTGAAAGTACTAGTAACAGGCGCAGCAGGATATATAGGAAGTCATACTTGTATCTCTTTACATGAAGCAGGCTTTGATTTTGTAGTTTTTGACAATTTATGTAACTCTTCACAAGAGAGTTTAAGTAGAGTTGAAAAAATTATAGGAAAAAAAATAGAATTTGTAAAAGGTGATATTAGAGATAAAAAAGCTTTAGATGAGGTTTTTTCAAAATATGAGATAGATTCTGTTATTCACTTTGCAGGATTAAAAGCTGTAGGTGAGTCTGTTACTAATCCTTTAGAATATTATGATAACAATATAAATGGTACTTTGGTTTTACTTGAAGTTATGAAAAAACATAATTGTAAAAAGATAGTATTTAGCTCTTCTGCTACAGTTTACGGTGACCCTCATACAACTCCTATAAAAGAAAACTTTCCAGTGGGCGCAACTACAAATCCATATGGTAGAACAAAATATTTTATAGAAGAGATATTAAGAGATGTTTATATCTCTGACAATGACTTTAAAATAGTACTTCTAAGATATTTTAACCCAGTTGGAGCTCATGAGTCAGGAACTATTGGTGAAGATCCAAATGGAATACCAAATAACCTTATGCCATTTATCGCTCAAACTGCTGTTGGAAAAAGAGAGTTTTTAAGTGTATTTGGTGGAGATTATGAAACTCATGATGGTACAGGAGTTAGAGATTATATTCATGTGGTAGACTTAGCAGCAGGTCATGTAAAAGCCTTAGAGAAAATAAATAGTATAAATGAAGTATTAACTGTAAATCTTGGAACAGGAAATGGTTATAGCGTGCTAGATATGATAAAAGCCTTTGAGAACACTAGTGGTAAAAAAGTAGCTTATAAAATTGTAGATAGAAGAGCAGGAGATATTGCAAAATGTTTTGCTGATCCAAGTTATGCTAAAGAAACTTTAGATTGGGAAGCAACAAAAGGAATTGAGCAGATGTGCTCTGATACTTGGAATTGGCAATCAAATAATCCAAATGGCTATAAGTCATAG
- a CDS encoding adenine phosphoribosyltransferase, giving the protein MSLKKLNEDDKRLLLDSIRDVEDFPKPGIIFKDITTLLNNKEAFALLMQHLEDRYKEYNLDYIAGIDSRGFIFGAALADRLGIGFVPVRKKGKLPSTTVCEKYELEYGFDEIELHLDAFRGDTHARVLLIDDIIVSGGTAYAAANLINKLNVDLVEMCFLMNIQILDGAQKLKKVAPVYSVLDV; this is encoded by the coding sequence TTGAGCTTAAAAAAATTAAATGAAGATGACAAAAGATTATTACTAGACTCTATTAGAGATGTGGAAGATTTTCCAAAACCTGGCATTATTTTTAAAGATATAACTACACTATTAAACAACAAAGAAGCCTTTGCTTTACTTATGCAACACTTAGAAGATAGATACAAAGAATACAACTTAGATTATATTGCTGGTATTGACTCAAGAGGTTTTATTTTTGGAGCGGCTTTAGCTGATAGATTAGGTATTGGTTTTGTACCAGTTAGAAAAAAAGGTAAATTACCAAGTACTACTGTTTGTGAAAAATATGAATTAGAGTATGGTTTTGATGAAATTGAACTTCATCTAGATGCATTTAGAGGTGATACTCATGCAAGAGTTCTTTTAATAGATGATATTATAGTAAGTGGTGGTACTGCTTACGCAGCAGCTAATCTTATAAATAAACTAAATGTTGATTTAGTGGAAATGTGTTTTTTAATGAATATTCAGATTTTAGATGGCGCACAAAAACTAAAAAAAGTAGCACCAGTTTATTCTGTGCTAGACGTATAA
- a CDS encoding antitoxin, giving the protein MTELKKSPSQLLKDAGDETVAILNYNVASVYLVPCDVYEKMIEIIDDYYLSKEVEERLEYNESELIEVHIDYL; this is encoded by the coding sequence ATAACTGAACTTAAAAAGTCTCCTAGTCAGCTATTAAAAGATGCAGGTGATGAGACAGTAGCAATACTAAATTACAATGTAGCTAGTGTTTATCTTGTACCTTGTGATGTTTATGAAAAAATGATAGAGATAATAGATGACTATTATTTATCTAAAGAGGTAGAAGAAAGGTTAGAGTATAATGAAAGTGAATTAATAGAAGTACATATCGATTACTTATAG
- the gmhB gene encoding D-glycero-beta-D-manno-heptose 1,7-bisphosphate 7-phosphatase, with the protein MMNLQTKQKVIFLDRDGVINIDNNYVYKIEDFEFKEKVFEICRYLRDLGYEIIIVTNQSGIGRGYYTKDDFFKLTSWMIKEFEKNGIKIKDVFFCPHLPSDNCKCRKPKVGMIKQACSKYEIDLHNSWMIGDKISDMNLAINAGIKNKVFVKNSDKEIGELKTLDIKNIISCFDELKQIIKN; encoded by the coding sequence ATGATGAATTTACAAACTAAACAAAAAGTTATCTTTTTAGACAGAGATGGTGTGATAAATATAGATAATAATTATGTCTATAAAATAGAGGATTTTGAATTTAAAGAAAAAGTATTTGAAATCTGTAGGTATTTAAGAGATTTAGGGTATGAGATTATTATTGTTACAAACCAATCTGGAATAGGACGAGGATATTATACTAAAGATGACTTTTTCAAACTTACTTCTTGGATGATAAAAGAGTTTGAAAAAAATGGCATAAAAATAAAAGATGTATTTTTTTGTCCTCATCTTCCAAGTGATAACTGCAAATGTAGAAAACCAAAGGTAGGTATGATAAAGCAAGCTTGTAGTAAATATGAAATAGATTTACATAACTCTTGGATGATAGGAGATAAAATCTCAGATATGAACTTAGCAATAAATGCAGGTATCAAAAATAAAGTTTTTGTAAAAAATAGTGATAAAGAGATAGGTGAATTAAAAACTTTAGATATTAAAAATATAATATCTTGTTTTGATGAATTAAAGCAGATAATAAAAAACTAA
- a CDS encoding AAA family ATPase has translation MSLKKLPIGIQAFSEIRSDDYVYVDKTDIALNMIENYKYLFLSRPRRFGKSLFLDTLKNIFEGKKEYFSGLAIEDKWDWSKSYPVIHINFAKGSLKTKEALYDRWDEILEDNQKRLGVKCEHKNRRCFSELIIKANEKYKQKVVVLIDEYDKPILDNIENTNFAYELRDILLDFYSVIKGSDEFLRFAFLTGVSKFTKTSIFSGLNNITDISLSKKFADVCGYTQKDLETTFAPYLKDVDMKKLKKWYNGYNFLGSDMYNPFDILQFISHDFLYKNYWFETGTPTFLMKLIKSQNYFLPNLSNLVVGEQLLNSFDIENLELEVVLYQSGYLTIDRVEILGVQTLYYLKIPNLEVQSSFNDYVIHLFHNNQVEKTNHQIKID, from the coding sequence ATGAGTCTAAAAAAACTGCCAATAGGAATACAAGCATTTAGTGAAATAAGAAGTGATGATTATGTATATGTAGATAAGACAGATATAGCACTAAATATGATAGAAAACTATAAATATCTGTTTTTAAGTAGACCAAGAAGATTTGGAAAGTCACTTTTTTTAGATACCTTGAAAAATATCTTTGAAGGGAAGAAAGAATACTTTTCTGGTCTTGCAATAGAAGATAAATGGGACTGGAGTAAGTCATACCCAGTTATTCATATAAACTTTGCAAAAGGTTCTTTAAAAACAAAAGAAGCACTATATGATAGATGGGATGAGATACTAGAAGATAATCAAAAAAGATTAGGTGTAAAGTGTGAACATAAAAATAGAAGATGTTTTAGTGAGTTGATAATAAAAGCCAATGAAAAGTATAAACAAAAAGTAGTAGTACTAATAGATGAATATGATAAACCAATCTTAGATAATATCGAAAATACAAATTTCGCCTATGAACTAAGAGATATACTTCTAGATTTTTATTCAGTGATAAAAGGAAGTGATGAATTCTTGCGGTTTGCATTTTTAACAGGTGTTTCAAAATTTACAAAAACATCAATATTTAGTGGACTTAATAATATTACAGATATAAGTCTTAGTAAAAAGTTTGCAGATGTATGTGGTTATACTCAAAAAGATTTAGAAACAACATTTGCACCATATCTAAAAGATGTGGATATGAAGAAACTAAAGAAGTGGTACAATGGCTATAACTTTTTGGGAAGTGATATGTATAATCCTTTCGATATTTTGCAGTTTATATCACATGATTTCTTGTATAAAAACTACTGGTTTGAGACAGGAACACCAACTTTTTTGATGAAACTAATAAAATCACAAAACTACTTTTTACCAAATCTTTCAAATTTAGTAGTAGGAGAACAACTACTAAATAGTTTTGATATAGAAAATTTAGAATTAGAAGTAGTGCTTTATCAAAGTGGTTATCTAACTATTGATAGAGTTGAAATACTTGGAGTACAAACTCTTTATTATTTAAAAATACCAAATCTTGAAGTGCAGTCTTCATTTAATGATTATGTAATTCACCTTTTTCATAATAATCAAGTAGAAAAAACAAATCATCAGATAAAAATAGACTAA
- the rfaD gene encoding ADP-glyceromanno-heptose 6-epimerase, giving the protein MKYTNIDFNNKTILITGAAGFIGSNLCFYFQQNYPNASIIAFDCFRSNDKFSNGNPKSFGHYENLLGFKGIVISGDINDKQALQNLEKNYSFDYIFHQAAISDTTVLEQYIMIKTNVNAYEDLLKIAIKHKANMIYASSAATYGNSSKFEVGYESPNNAYGFSKVMMDNITYEYLKKDLDIQIVGLKYFNVYGPREFHKGKTSSMVIQFAHQILRGEIPRLFERSDEILRDFIYIEDVIQANIKACTPKKSGVFNVGTSKPKSFEDIVNILQELLKTPKKKEYIKNPYIGSYQFFTQANIETTKKYLDYEPRYSLEEGIKEYLPQIKESLKTK; this is encoded by the coding sequence ATGAAGTACACAAATATAGATTTTAATAATAAAACTATTTTAATCACAGGAGCAGCAGGCTTTATAGGTTCAAATCTTTGCTTTTATTTTCAACAAAACTATCCAAATGCAAGCATCATAGCCTTTGATTGTTTTAGATCAAATGATAAGTTTTCAAATGGAAATCCAAAAAGCTTTGGGCACTATGAAAACTTATTAGGTTTTAAAGGCATTGTTATAAGTGGGGATATAAATGATAAACAGGCTTTACAAAACTTAGAGAAAAACTATAGTTTTGATTATATTTTTCATCAAGCTGCTATTTCTGATACTACTGTTTTAGAACAATATATTATGATAAAAACAAATGTAAATGCCTATGAAGATTTATTAAAAATCGCCATAAAACATAAGGCAAATATGATTTATGCAAGTTCAGCTGCAACTTATGGAAATAGTTCTAAGTTTGAAGTAGGATATGAATCCCCAAATAATGCCTATGGTTTTTCAAAAGTAATGATGGACAATATCACTTATGAGTACCTAAAGAAAGATTTAGATATTCAAATTGTGGGCTTAAAGTATTTTAATGTATACGGACCAAGAGAGTTTCATAAAGGAAAAACATCTTCTATGGTAATACAATTTGCCCATCAAATACTAAGAGGTGAAATACCAAGGTTATTTGAAAGAAGTGATGAGATACTAAGAGATTTTATTTATATAGAAGATGTAATTCAAGCTAATATAAAAGCTTGTACTCCTAAAAAATCAGGAGTTTTCAATGTAGGAACTTCAAAACCAAAAAGCTTTGAAGACATTGTAAATATTTTGCAAGAGTTATTAAAAACTCCTAAGAAAAAAGAGTATATAAAAAATCCCTATATAGGTTCATATCAGTTTTTTACACAAGCAAATATTGAGACTACAAAAAAGTATTTAGATTATGAACCAAGATATTCTTTAGAAGAGGGTATAAAAGAGTATTTACCTCAAATAAAAGAGTCTTTAAAGACAAAATAA
- the gmhA gene encoding D-sedoheptulose 7-phosphate isomerase, protein MIKTISQELQNHLSIVNSVINSMEDQLNETSKLILDTLKNGNKILICGNGGSAADAQHIASELTGRYKTNRKALPCIALTTDTSALTSIGNDYGYEKVFARQVEALVNEGDLFIGISTSGNSQNIITALKTAKDLGCNTLGLSGNDGGEMDELCDLNLIVPSSNTPRIQEMHILFGHIFCQLIDDEFTN, encoded by the coding sequence ATGATTAAGACAATTTCACAAGAGTTGCAAAACCATTTAAGTATAGTAAATAGTGTAATAAATAGCATGGAAGACCAGCTAAATGAAACTTCGAAACTTATACTTGATACTCTAAAAAATGGCAATAAGATTTTAATCTGTGGAAATGGTGGAAGCGCAGCAGATGCACAACACATAGCCTCAGAACTCACAGGAAGATATAAGACAAACAGAAAAGCCCTTCCTTGTATAGCTCTTACTACTGATACAAGTGCTTTAACTTCCATAGGAAATGACTATGGTTATGAAAAAGTATTTGCAAGGCAAGTTGAAGCTTTAGTAAATGAAGGTGATTTATTTATAGGTATTAGTACAAGTGGAAATAGTCAAAATATAATCACAGCACTTAAAACAGCAAAAGACTTAGGCTGTAATACTCTTGGTTTGAGTGGAAATGATGGAGGAGAGATGGATGAACTTTGTGATCTAAACTTGATAGTTCCAAGTTCTAACACTCCAAGAATTCAAGAAATGCATATTTTATTTGGACATATTTTTTGTCAGCTAATAGATGATGAATTTACAAACTAA
- the rfaE1 gene encoding D-glycero-beta-D-manno-heptose-7-phosphate kinase, giving the protein METINLKNKNPNILVIGDLMIDHYLWGSCDRISPEAPVPVLKVTKETNVLGGAGNVVNNLNALGANIGALSVIGDDKIANELKSMLESIETKNFLVVQKNRETSKKSRLIASNQQIIRYDKETTFDIDKKSEAKLLEILEKQIKNYDLVLLSDYGKGVLTNSLTKNIISLVNSQNKKVLVDPKGSDYSKYKNSYLLTPNKKEASLATNIDITDEKSLYIAISKLKNDYKLDISLITLSEEGIAIFDEELRVKPTVAREVYDVTGAGDTVLASIAFAISCGLDINTAVSFANLASGVVVGKLGSATATLDEIIEYEASLNQNSSSSQIKTKDEMINLSKKLKQKNKKIVFTNGCFDILHVGHIKYLEVAKSFGDVLILGLNTDSSVKRLKGESRPINPQEDRAYTLAALKSVDYVVQFDEDTPYELIKALNPDVLVKGGDYKGKEVVGQDLVKELRLVDFVEGKSTTSTIQRIKSND; this is encoded by the coding sequence ATGGAAACTATAAACCTTAAAAATAAAAATCCAAATATTCTAGTAATTGGTGATCTTATGATAGATCACTATTTATGGGGTTCATGTGATAGAATCTCTCCTGAAGCTCCTGTTCCTGTCTTAAAAGTTACAAAAGAAACAAATGTTTTAGGTGGGGCAGGTAATGTTGTAAATAACCTAAACGCATTAGGAGCTAATATTGGGGCTTTAAGTGTTATAGGTGATGATAAGATAGCCAATGAACTAAAATCCATGCTTGAAAGCATAGAAACAAAAAACTTTTTAGTCGTTCAAAAAAATAGAGAAACTTCAAAAAAAAGTAGACTAATAGCCTCAAACCAACAGATTATAAGATATGATAAAGAAACGACTTTTGATATAGATAAGAAGAGTGAAGCGAAGCTTTTAGAGATTTTGGAAAAACAGATAAAAAACTATGATTTAGTTTTATTATCTGATTATGGAAAGGGTGTTTTAACAAACTCTCTTACTAAAAATATCATATCTTTAGTAAACTCACAAAACAAAAAAGTTTTAGTTGATCCAAAGGGAAGTGATTATTCAAAATACAAAAACTCGTATCTTTTAACTCCAAACAAAAAAGAAGCTAGTCTTGCTACAAATATAGATATTACTGATGAAAAGAGTTTATATATAGCTATTTCAAAACTAAAAAATGATTATAAATTAGATATATCCTTGATTACTTTAAGTGAAGAGGGAATTGCGATATTTGATGAAGAACTTAGGGTTAAACCTACAGTTGCTAGGGAAGTTTATGATGTTACTGGTGCTGGTGATACAGTTTTAGCTTCTATTGCTTTTGCTATATCTTGTGGACTTGATATAAATACAGCTGTGTCTTTTGCGAACTTAGCTTCTGGTGTTGTTGTTGGTAAACTAGGAAGTGCTACAGCCACACTTGATGAAATCATAGAATACGAAGCAAGCCTAAATCAAAACTCAAGTTCTTCTCAAATCAAAACAAAAGATGAAATGATAAATTTATCAAAAAAGCTAAAACAAAAAAACAAAAAAATAGTATTTACAAATGGCTGTTTTGATATTTTACATGTGGGTCATATCAAGTATCTTGAAGTTGCAAAAAGTTTTGGAGATGTTTTGATTTTAGGATTGAATACAGATAGTTCTGTAAAAAGATTAAAGGGAGAATCAAGACCTATAAATCCCCAAGAAGATAGAGCTTATACTTTAGCTGCTTTAAAAAGTGTAGATTATGTAGTGCAATTTGATGAAGATACACCTTATGAACTTATCAAGGCTTTAAACCCAGATGTTCTTGTAAAAGGTGGGGATTATAAAGGCAAAGAAGTGGTTGGACAAGATTTAGTAAAAGAGCTTAGGCTTGTAGATTTTGTAGAAGGAAAAAGTACCACTTCAACAATCCAAAGGATTAAATCAAATGATTAA
- a CDS encoding sugar transferase — translation MLILGRKYKFTKFEKQRLKKKNIQTTIVRYTDKESEEVLKEIKQTLKKRKSKTIVLNTKATVDDEIIKYLTNLQFTQNISIITIEKFMEKYLEKCYIPDDHKDLAYLENIKAFNTFEYIQKRIIDYIGAITLLLISWPILLYARKKIKQQSPGTSMFKQLRVGKNNREFKCIKFRSMRLDAEKDGAQFASENDPRIFAWGETMRKTRIDEVPQILNVLKGDMHFIGPRPERKYWIEQFEKEIPYYNERHLIRPGITGWAQVMYPYGANAQDAKQKLMYDLYYIKYWNAWLEIKVVWKTILIVLGKKGV, via the coding sequence ATGCTAATTCTTGGAAGAAAATATAAATTTACAAAATTTGAAAAACAAAGACTAAAAAAGAAAAATATACAAACAACTATCGTAAGATATACAGATAAAGAATCAGAAGAGGTTTTAAAAGAGATAAAACAAACCCTAAAAAAAAGAAAATCTAAAACTATAGTGCTAAACACAAAAGCAACTGTAGATGATGAGATTATCAAATATCTTACAAATCTACAATTCACTCAAAACATATCGATAATAACTATAGAAAAATTCATGGAAAAATATCTAGAAAAGTGCTATATACCAGATGATCATAAAGACCTAGCATATCTAGAAAACATCAAAGCTTTTAATACCTTTGAATATATCCAAAAAAGAATTATTGACTATATAGGAGCTATAACACTACTTCTTATCTCATGGCCTATTCTTTTATATGCAAGAAAAAAGATAAAACAACAATCACCAGGAACTAGTATGTTTAAGCAACTAAGAGTTGGCAAAAACAATAGAGAGTTTAAATGTATAAAGTTTAGATCTATGAGACTAGATGCAGAAAAAGACGGGGCGCAATTTGCTAGTGAAAACGACCCTAGGATATTTGCATGGGGTGAAACTATGAGAAAAACAAGAATAGACGAAGTACCACAAATACTAAATGTCCTAAAAGGTGATATGCACTTCATAGGACCTAGACCTGAGAGAAAATACTGGATAGAGCAGTTTGAAAAAGAGATACCATACTACAATGAAAGACATCTAATAAGACCAGGTATCACAGGATGGGCACAAGTGATGTACCCGTATGGAGCAAATGCCCAAGATGCGAAACAAAAACTTATGTATGATTTATACTATATCAA